One Papaver somniferum cultivar HN1 chromosome 10, ASM357369v1, whole genome shotgun sequence genomic window carries:
- the LOC113315588 gene encoding gamma-secretase subunit APH1-like — translation MSFQIPSRQTSVFQLRRHVGRKLEDILDTFADRVSKPRLYLTDKMQIALAGGLGHGVAHAVFFCLSLLTPAFGKATFYVERCSSMPFFLVSAIICLAFVTIHTFSMVIAFNGYAEGNKSDQIFVPAVHLIAASMVSIIP, via the exons ATGTCTTTTCAAATTCCTTCTAGGCAGACTTCAGTTTTTCAATTAAGGAGACATGTAGGGAG GAAGTTGGAAGATATCCTGGATACTTTTGCTGACAGAGTTTCTAAACCACGCCTTTATCTGACTGATAAGATGCAAATCGCCCTTG CTGGTGGTTTGGGTCATGGTGTGGCCCATGCTGTCTTTTTTTGTCTAAGCCTGTTGACACCTGCGTTTGGTAAGGCAACATTTTACGTTGAGAGGTGCTCATCGATGCCATTTTTTCTCGTCTCTG CTATCATTTGTCTAGCGTTTGTTACCATCCACACGTTCTCCATGGTTATAGCTTTCAATGGGTACGCAGAAGGGAACAAATCAGACCAAATATTCGTCCCAGCAGTTCATCTAATTGCAGCATCAATGGTTAGTATAATACCTTGA